A window from Citrus sinensis cultivar Valencia sweet orange chromosome 3, DVS_A1.0, whole genome shotgun sequence encodes these proteins:
- the LOC127901466 gene encoding uncharacterized protein LOC127901466 isoform X1 has protein sequence MPEAESGCSLQNANPCVDPTEHLPLAFLRSEFIPTAPTRSTSTIDWLPDFAGYSWVAYGASSLLVISHFPSPLSQEEALIGPIFRQVFALSDNSLPVTSISWSPETPSIGELAAASENCIFVFAHDSASSKGSFCWSQNAILVQGTKVEAIEWTGSGDGIVAGGMETVLWKKKNTLWEIAWKFKENYPQNLVSATWSIEGPSATAASMSQLDLLGPKEAGKCVFICCSDGKSEYIKLELCHPQPVSMVQWRPSTRRHSPGDTKRSQRHVLLTCCLDGTVRLWCEMDSGKTRKVAKDTNDHKTIRRSFCVGAIIEINQALNGALGMDIVITWAKEIRCMFETGEGANHFISTGVYEHGGTGKCEWLVGYGPGSLVTLWAIHCLDDISPLRFPRVTLWKKQNLELEHPHNSGFSGFQGQSLLNKVVISRDCVSGLPTICSLVHLSHCNSLVWSLLHAQRSGDVEDVSSDKSSTGQILSCSASRILSIEGHTGKILQVAVHPCVSEFELAVSLDSNGLLLFWSLSTISNCISDLPTLMPSWKLCGKLRTRKSCSNYTSLRWAPSLLDEDMVLLMGHVGGIDCFIVKISQTEVDDIVCHYVCTIPFTGHGHYEDGPANIFSVPLPSCNDKTVMYNKFMLLGVWLKGLESLSWEITFHSFDLSESCCGCIDDNNTVKCSMCKFETTFCGKKYFIGVNPCSSQFPEPHTRNWVTSFAVVCPNNLVPMQQKLVYDNDPCSKIPPYTMATGYSDGSLRLWRSELGGSSTSCMPWELVGMLVAHQGPVSAISLTDGGRKIATVSAASHSNAVSNVRIWESVCVTELGSFVLEDTLSFDTNIVAVNWLTLENGQSLLGVCLQNELKVYAQRHYGGQILLDTKNSLKMQNWFCLAFSPTFAAHDFTWGRRAIAIVVHQSYLSIYSQFLFLIDKKHQAKCNSNVFIDNFCCHKSGINENIVSTIFTVCDSESSAGDQRGDYESAPSVNIDMKNDHLVASDQLKCGGAILGSWSMLEIAEKLRGSLPVYHPKALFLNIYSGNWKRAYVSVRHLVENLPSNYPSEKRYCYTKSSHIVPQILLSTYFEGLLSKGSTDNGFQWSGLNTFSTSLQFRQFAYNMDLDASNSSSSTKSELSGFVELLQNVYELAGVTDAEKMEILAVVDLLNEFDNKHSASVYENLDEPGQRFWVELRFQLLCFFRRFGKLVSAEELAVDSRLIAWAFHSECQETLFGSILPNEPTWPEMRALGVGFWYTDVTQLRTRMEKLARLQYLKKKDPKDCALLYIALNRIQVLAGLFKISKDEKDKPLVGFLSRNFQEEKNKAAALKNAYVLLGRHQLELAIAFFLLGGDAASAVTVCARNLGDVQLALVICRLVEKHGGPLERNLVTKFILPSSIERGDYWLTSLLEWELGNYSQSFLTMLGFQSTAVINNFALSSNSVAFMDPSIGLYCLMLANKNSMRNAIGEKNAAILGRWAALMRATALNRCGLPLEALDCLSSSPSTIGGTDQESVLNIGHSHILPEILKPSAATGSSNWLLRDVALHLESCAKLDLSLQYFSKLIRDHPSWPDLGFGRASKCFMDFEIHQYEKLVQNFQQKLYTALAFFEQRFSMDSSSLIAKILSLLCNNGLLFIGYDLLHGYICQGKSQEKSSDTVDGLSLYFCQHKPLLKAAEDISIFLSRFIAATSITCSHLKSTNSENVRHHEVRSRWSNAQGYYFQSIIFSLWSLRAAMRTFSGSFPEELITPLFLLDLYEYYVHFASAWLQRDSKGLLQVLQPVLITYTNGHTPYEVDMNNLKTFFHQSAELLTRNTSIDNMVGDLQVSKFVDDERSTDLMNSIPEDERWQIMGACLWQHMSRFMKHKLNSMSVKLDENHSSRLLGGHISSWTSSLTNPESASIGLKEQMRLLTLFLAQLLKSALLHISSHHVKQLAFFLRYKVENGFDIPTRRWLQEATPSQSGTLYQHLNQIVVSMNIINNKDEAAISELLWDVCSDPSIIHEGFTQEKLNWRSYINCKLSKGWSHINEGVKLKHEIKKTCKNEDKLGSTLASGEVGSASKDLFRNSRTSPRSWHKDANMANEVIPFQAPKEICKRNGELFEALCVNSIDQRQGAIASNRKGIVFFNLEDEIPLHDQLKYIWADADWPQNGWAGSESTPVPTFVSPGVGLGSNKGAHLGLGGATIGVGSLARPGRDLTGGLAFGIPGYAGIGASALGWETQDDFEDYVDPPATVENISTRAFSSHPLRPFFLVGSSNTHIYLWEFGKDKATATYGVLPAANVPPPYALASISALQFDHYGHRFASAALDGTVCTWQLEVGGRSNVRPMESCLCFSSHAMDVSYITSSGSVIAAAGHSSNGINVVVWDTLAPPTSSRASITCHEGGARSISVFDNDLGSGSVSPLIVTGGKGGDVGIHDFRYIATGKTKKHKHSDRGGSSINTCAHADAQTGSGSKPGDQNGMLWYIPKAHLGSVTRISTVPNTSLFLTGSKDGDVKLWDAKAAQLVYHWSKLHERHTFLQPSSRGFGGVVRAGVTDIQVVSRGFLSCGGDGSVKLIQLEDYQHRL, from the exons atGCCAGAAGCAGAATCAGGCTGTAGTTTACAAAACGCAAACCCTTGCGTGGATCCAACAGAACACCTTCCACTTGCTTTCCTCAGATCCGAATTCATCCCGACCGCCCCGACCCGATCCACATCCACCATCGACTGGCTACCGGATTTCGCCGGTTACTCATGGGTGGCGTACGGAGCATCATCTCTCCTGGTGATTTCTCATTTCCCTTCTCCTCTCTCTCAAGAAGAAGCCCTAATTGGTCCCATTTTCCGCCAAGTTTTCGCGCTCTCTGACAATTCGTTGCCGGTAACCTCCATTTCTTGGTCTCCCGAGACTCCTTCAATCGGCGAGCTGGCTGCTGCCTCGGAGAATTGTATCTTCGTCTTTGCTCATGACTCAGCGAGCTCCAAAG GTTCTTTTTGTTGGAGCCAGAATGCAATTCTTGTACAAGGTACGAAGGTGGAGGCAATTGAGTGGACAGGATCTGGTGATGGGATCGTTGCTGGTGGAATGGAGACTGTTCtgtggaaaaagaagaacacaTTGTGGGAAATAGCTTGGAAGTTTAAAGAGAATTATCCTCAGAATCTTGTTTCTGCAACCTGGTCAATTGAGGGACCTTCAGCAACTGCAGCTTCCATGAGTCAACTGGACCTTTTAGGACCTAAGGAGGCGGGAAAATGTGTGTTTATTTGTTGTAGTGATGGAAAGTCTGAATACATAAAACTCGAGCTGTGTCATCCTCAGCCTGTTTCAATGGTACAATGGAGACCATCAACCAGAAGGCATTCACCGGGAGACACAAAACGATCACAGAGGCATGTGCTGCTTACTTGCTGCTTAGACGGAACTGTTAGATTATGGTGTGAGATGGACAGTGGGAAGACAAGAAAAGTTGCCAAGGACACTAATGATCATAAAACCATAAGACGATCTTTTTGTGTTGGTGCTATAATTGAGATAAATCAGGCGTTGAATGGAGCACTGGGCATGGACATAGTTATAACATGGGCAAAAGAAATAAGATGTATGTTTGAAACAGGTGAAGGAGCTAACCATTTCATTTCTACAGGGGTGTATGAACATGGGGGAACTGGAAAATGTGAGTGGTTAGTTGGGTATGGTCCTGGAAGTTTGGTTACCTTGTGGGCCATCCATTGTCTTGACGACATTTCCCCTTTGAGGTTTCCCCGTGTCACATTAtggaagaaacaaaatttggaACTTGAACACCCTCATAATTCTGGTTTTTCAGGTTTTCAGGGGCAATCACTTCTTAATAAAGTTGTTATTTCAAGAGATTGTGTGTCTGGCCTTCCAACTATTTGCTCTTTGGTTCATTTGTCACATTGTAATTCCTTGGTCTGGTCTTTACTACATGCTCAAAGATCAGGAGATGTAGAGGACGTATCTTCTGATAAATCCAGCACAGGACAAATCTTGTCATGTTCTGCCAGTAGGATTTTAAGCATAGAAGGTCATACTGGAAAAATCTTACAAGTTGCAGTACATCCTTGTGTCTCTGAATTTGAATTGGCTGTTTCACTGGATTCTAATGGTTTGCTGTTATTCTGGTCACTTTCCACCATTTCAAACTGCATCTCTGACCTTCCAACATTAATGCCCTCATGGAAGCTTTGTGGAAAGCTCAGAACTCGAAAGTCATGTTCCAATTATACAAGCCTGAGGTGGGCACCTTCACTTCTGGATGAAGACATGGTTCTTCTCATGGGTCATGTCGGAGGAATTGATTGTTTTATAGTAAAAATTTCTCAAACTGAAGTGGATGATATAGTGTGTCACTATGTTTGCACTATACCTTTTACTGGTCATGGTCATTATGAGGATGGTCCCGCTAATATCTTCTCTGTACCTTTGCCATCTTGTAATGATAAAACTGttatgtataataaatttatgctTTTGGGGGTATGGTTGAAAGGGCTTGAGTCTTTATCATGGGAAATCACCTTTCACTCTTTTGATTTATCTGAAAGCTGCTGCGGATGTATTGATGATAACAATACTGTTAAATGCAGCATGTGCAAGTTTGAAACTACTTTttgtggaaaaaaatatttcattggTGTCAATCCTTGTTCATCACAATTTCCTGAGCCTCACACCCGCAATTGGGTTACAAGTTTTGCAGTGGTTTGTCCAAATAATTTGGTGCCTATGCAACAAAAGTTGGTTTATGACAATGATCCGTGCAGTAAAATTCCTCCATATACTATGGCTACAGGCTACTCTGATGGCAGTTTGAGATTGTGGAGAAGTGAACTTGGTGGGTCATCAACCTCTTGTATGCCTTGGGAGCTCGTGGGAATGTTAGTTGCTCATCAAGGTCCTGTTTCTGCTATCTCTTTGACTGATGGTGGGAGGAAGATTGCTACTGTTTCTGCTGCAAGTCATTCAAATGCTGTCAGCAATGTTCGCATATGGGAGTCTGTCTGTGTTACAGAATTAGGGAGCTTTGTGTTGGAAGATACATTATCTTTTGATACAAATATTGTAGCTGTAAATTGGTTAACTTTAGAAAATGGTCAGTCTTTACTTGGTGTTTGCTTGCAGAATGAGCTGAAAGTATATGCTCAGAGGCATTATGGGGGTCAAATTTTGTTGGACACTAAAAATTCTTTGAAGATGCAAAATTGGTTTTGCCTTGCGTTTTCTCCTACTTTTGCTGCTCATGACTTCACCTGGGGTCGCAGGGCCATTGCCATTGTTGTTCATCAGAGCTACCTTAGTATCTATAGTcagtttttgtttcttatagATAAAAAACATCAGGCCAAATGCAATTCGAATGTTTTCATAGACAATTTTTGTTGCCACAAGAGTGGAATCAATGAAAACATTGTTTCTACGATATTCACAGTTTGCGACAGTGAATCCTCAGCTGGAGATCAAAGGGGAGATTATGAGTCTGCTCCTTCTGTAaatattgatatgaaaaatgatCACCTTGTAGCAAGTGATCAACTGAAATGTGGTGGAGCCATTCTTGGTTCCTGGAGCATGCTGGAAATAGCTGAGAAGTTAAGAGGATCTTTGCCTGTTTATCATCCAAAGGCGCtgtttttgaatatatattcaG GCAACTGGAAGCGTGCATATGTGTCTGTGAGGCATCTTGTTGAAAATCTTCCCTCTAATTATCCATCTGAGAAGAGATATTGCTATACAAAGTCTAGCCATATTGTTCCACAAATCCTTCTGTCAACGTACTTTGAAGGGCTTCTCTCAAAAGGTTCAACTGATAATGGATTTCAATGGAGTGGGCTTAATACATTTTCAACGTCTTTGCAGTTTCGCCAATTTGCTTACAATATGGACTTAGATGCTTCCAATTCCAGTTCATCAACAAAATCGGAGTTAAGTGGCTTTGTTGAGTTACTTCAGAATGTCTATGAGCTAGCAGGTGTAACTGACGCAGAAAAGATGGAAATTCTTGCAGTTGTAGATCTATTGAACGAATTTGATAATAAGCACTCTGCTTCAGTCTATGAAAATCTTGATGAACCTGGGCAAAG GTTTTGGGTGGAATTAAGATTTCAGCTACTATGTTTCTTTCGAAGGTTTGGTAAATTGGTATCTGCAGAAGAGTTGGCTGTTGACTCCAGGCTTATAGCATGGGCTTTCCATTCTGAGTGTCAAGAAACTTTGTTTGGTTCTATTTTACCTAATGAACCAACTTGGCCAGAAATGCGGGCTTTGGGTGTTGGATTTTGGTATACCGATGTAACACAATTGCGCACAAGG atgGAGAAACTGGCAAGATTGCAATACCTGAAGAAGAAAGATCCCAAGGATTGTGCACTTTTATATATAGCACTGAATAGAATTCAAGTTTTGGCTGGccttttcaaaatcagcaaGGATGAGAAGGACAAACCGCTTGTGGGATTTCTTTCTCGCAATTTTCAG GAGGAGAAAAATAAGGCAGCGGCACTGAAAAATGCATATGTCTTACTGGGGAGACATCAATTAGAGCTAGCTATTGCTTTCTTTCTGCTTGGAGGTGATGCTGCTTCTGCAGTCACTGTGTGCGCAAGAAACCTTGGGGATGTACAGCTCGCACTAGTAATCTGTCGGCTTGTGGAGAAGCATGGTGGACCATTGGAGCGTAATCTTGTGACAAAGTTTATACTTCCATCTTCAATTGAGAGGGGAGACTACTGGCTCACTAGCCTTCTGGAG TGGGAATTAGGAAACTATTCTCAGTCTTTTCTCACCATGCTGGGTTTCCAATCAACTGCTGTAATCAACAATTTTGCTCTTTCTTCCAATAGTGTTGCTTTTATGGATCCCAGTATTGGCTTGTATTGCCTCATGCTAGCAAACAAAAATAGCATGAGGAATGCAATAGGGGAGAAAAATGCTGCAATCCTTGGTCGGTGGGCAGCTTTGATGAGAGCTACTGCCTTGAACAGATGTGGCCTTCCT CTTGAAGCTTTGGATTGCCTTTCATCTTCTCCCAGCACTATTGGGGGTACAGATCAGGAAAGTGTATTGAATATTGGACATTCTCATATTCTACCTGAGATTCTGAAGCCTTCTGCTGCTACTGGTTCTTCTAACTGGCTATTACGTGATGTTGCTTTGCATCTGGAGTCCTGCGCTAAGTTGGATTTATCTCTCCAgtatttctcaaaattaattaggGACCATCCTAGTTGGCCTGATTTAGGATTTGGTAGAGCGAGTAAATGCTTTATGGATTTTGAGATTCATCAATATGAGAAATTAGTGCAAAATTTTCAACAGAAGTTATATACTGCACTTGCATTTTTTGAGCAGAGATTTTCAATGGATTCTTCCTCTCTAATTGCAAAG ATTTTAAGCTTGTTATGCAACAATGGATTATTGTTCATTGGATATGATTTATTACATGGATATATTTGTCAAGGAAAGTCACAAGAAAAGAGTAGTGATACAGTTGATGGCCTCTCCTTGTATTTTTGTCAGCATAAGCCCCTTTTGAAGGCTGCTGAAGATatctccatttttctttcacgGTTTATTGCTGCCACTAGCATTACTTGCTCCCATTTGAAATCCACTAATAGTGAAAATGTTAGGCATCATGAAGTTAGATCTAGGTGGTCAAATGCTCAGGGGTATTATTTTCAATCTATCATATTCTCGCTGTGGAGTTTAAGAGCTGCTATGAGGACTTTTTCTGGCTCCTTCCCTGAAGAGCTCATaactcctctttttcttcttgatttATATGAATATTATGTGCATTTTGCCTCTGCTTGGCTTCAGAGAGATTCAAAAGGTCTTCTTCAGGTGCTTCAACCTGTCTTGATCACATATACCAATGGACATACTCCGTATGAAGTTGATATGAATAATCTGAAGACATTTTTTCACCAAAGTGCGGAGTTGTTAACCCGCAATACATCAATTGACAATATGGTTGGGGACCTTCAGGTTTCTaaatttgttgatgatgaaaGAAGTACAGATCTTATGAATTCAATTCCAGAAGATGAAAGATGGCAAATCATGGGGGCTTGCTTGTGGCAACACATGTCCAGGTTTATGAAACATAAGCTCAATTCGATGTCCGTTAAACTTGATGAGAATCATTCTTCTAGACTTTTGGGGGGCCACATCTCTTCCTGGACTTCTAGTTTGACAAATCCTGAATCTGCTAGTATCGGCTTAAAGGAACAAATGAGGTTGCTCACTTTGTTTTTGGCTCAATTACTGAAGTCCGCATTGTTGCATATATCTTCTCATCATGTGAAACAACTTGCATTTTTCCTACGGTATAAGGTAGAAAATGGATTTGATATCCCTACTAGGAGATGGTTACAAGAAGCTACTCCATCTCAATCTGGAACCCTCTATCAACATTTAAATCAGATTGTTGTGAGTATGAACattataaataacaaagatGAAGCAGCCATATCTGAATTATTATGGGATGTTTGTTCTGATCCCAGTATAATACACGAAGGTTTCAcgcaagaaaaattaaattggcgATCTTATATCAATTGTAAACTGTCTAAAGGATGGAGTCACATAAATGAAGGTGTCAAGTTGAAGCATGAAATCAAAAAGACCTGTAAAAATGAAGATAAGTTAGGCAGTACTTTGGCCAGTGGTGAAGTTGGATCAGCTAGTAAAGATCTTTTCCGGAATAGTCGTACTTCTCCTAGGTCCTGGCACAAAGATGCAAACATGGCAAATGAGGTTATACCATTTCAAGCGCCCAAGGAAATATGCAAGAGAAATGGGGAACTCTTTGAG GCACTGTGTGTCAACTCCATTGACCAAAGGCAAGGTGCAATCGCTAGCAACCGAAAG ggaattgttttctttaacCTGGAAGATGAGATACCTCTCCACGATCAATTAAAGTATATCTGGGCAGATGCTGATTGGCCACAGAATGGTTGGGCTGGTTCAGAATCAACTCCAGTTCCAACTTTTGTTTCTCCTGGTGTTGGTCTTGGGAGCAATAAAGGGGCACACCTTGGATTGGGTGGTGCAACCATTGGTGTCGGATCTTTAGCAAGACCAGGGAGAGACTTGACTGGTGGGTTAGCATTTGGGATTCCTGGTTATGCTGGTATTGGAGCATCTGCCTTAGGTTGGGAAACTCAAGATGATTTTGAGGATTATGTGGATCCACCAGCTACAGTAGAAAATATAAGTACAAGGGCTTTCTCAAGTCACCCTTTAAGGCCTTTTTTCTTGGTTGGTTCTAGCAATACACACATTTACTTGTGGGAG TTTGGTAAGGATAAAGCTACTGCAACTTATGGTGTGCTGCCTGCTGCAAATGTTCCTCCCCCATATGCTCTTGCATCTATATCTGCATTGCAATTTGACCACTATGGACACCGATTTGCTAGTGCGGCACTAGATGGAACTGTATGCACATGGCAGCTGGAGGTGGGAGGAAGGAGCAATGTCCGTCCAATGGAATCTTGTCTCTGCTTTAGTAGCCACGCAAT GGATGTCAGTTATATTACTTCAAGTGGGTCAGTCATTGCTGCAGCCGGGCACAGCTCTAATGGGATCAATGTAGTTGTATGGGACACATTGGCTCCACCAACAAGTTCCCGAGCTTCCATCACCTGTCATGAAG GTGGTGCACGCTCCATTTCTGTGTTTGATAATGACCTCGGAAGTGGATCTGTTTCTCCCCTTATTGTCACTGGTGGTAAAGGTGGCGATGTTGGAATACATGATTTCCGGTACATAGCAACTGGGAAAACTAAGAAGCACAAGCACTCAGATAGGGGTGGATCAAGTATCAATACGTGTGCGCACGCTGATGCGCAAACAGGGTCTGGGAGTAAACCAGGAGATCAGAATGGGATGCTTTGGTATATACCAAAGGCACACTTAG GGAGTGTCACCAGAATATCCACCGTCCCGAATACCAGTTTGTTCCTAACAGGGAGCAAAGATGGAGATGTAAAACTTTGGGATGCAAAAGCAGCGCAGTTAGTTTATCACTGGTCAAAATTGCATGAAAGGCACACCTTTTTGCAACCGAGCTCTCGGGGTTTTGGCGGAGTTGTACGG GCTGGTGTAACAGATATACAAGTTGTTTCACGCGGTTTCTTATCATGTGGTGGAGACGGCTCTGTGAAGCTGATTCAACTCGAGGATTATCAGCATAGGTTGTGA